A single Pseudomonas brassicacearum DNA region contains:
- the madM gene encoding malonate transporter subunit MadM produces MYESMMKVITSYGLISGFAIVGITMWVSYWISDTFTKGRLHGSAIAILLGLVLSYIGGAVTGGHKGVVDIPLLSGIGLLGGAMLRDFAIVATAFGVSVEELKRAGFVGVLALFVGVGTSFIAGVGVAMAFGYTDAVSLTTIGAGAVTYIVGPVTGAAIGASSEVMALSIAAGLIKAILVMVATPFVAPLIGLNNPRSAVIFGGLMGTSSGVAGGLAATDPKLVPYGCLTAAFYTALGCLLGPSLLFLIMRGLMG; encoded by the coding sequence ATGTACGAATCCATGATGAAAGTCATCACCAGCTACGGCCTGATCAGCGGTTTTGCCATTGTCGGCATCACCATGTGGGTGTCCTACTGGATCAGCGACACGTTCACCAAAGGCCGCCTGCACGGCTCGGCCATCGCCATTCTCCTGGGGCTGGTGCTCTCCTACATTGGCGGTGCCGTGACCGGCGGGCATAAGGGCGTGGTGGACATTCCGCTGCTGTCCGGGATCGGCTTGCTGGGTGGTGCGATGCTGCGGGACTTCGCCATCGTCGCCACGGCGTTTGGCGTGAGTGTCGAAGAACTCAAGCGCGCCGGCTTTGTCGGGGTGCTGGCGCTGTTTGTCGGGGTCGGTACGTCGTTCATTGCTGGCGTGGGCGTGGCAATGGCCTTCGGTTACACCGATGCGGTGAGCCTGACCACCATTGGCGCCGGGGCGGTGACCTACATCGTCGGGCCGGTGACCGGAGCGGCAATTGGTGCCAGTTCCGAAGTGATGGCGCTGTCCATTGCCGCCGGGTTGATCAAGGCGATCCTGGTGATGGTGGCGACGCCGTTCGTGGCACCGTTAATTGGCCTGAATAATCCACGCAGTGCGGTGATTTTCGGTGGCTTGATGGGTACCTCCAGCGGTGTGGCCGGTGGGTTGGCGGCGACCGATCCGAAGCTGGTGCCATATGGCTGCCTGACGGCGGCGTTCTATACGGCGCTTGGTTGCTTGTTGGGGCCTTCGTTGTTGTTTCTGATCATGCGGGGGTTGATGGGGTAA
- the madL gene encoding malonate transporter subunit MadL produces MIIYGVAFLAFCTLTGIFIGELLGKLIGVPANVGGVGIAMLLLIGLGSYLSKRGLFKGKSEAGVEFWSAIYIPIVVAMAAQQNVYGALKGGPMAILAGTLAVVIAFAMVPVLVRIGNKGPQADVSVKTVG; encoded by the coding sequence ATGATTATCTACGGTGTGGCATTTCTGGCCTTTTGTACCCTGACGGGTATTTTTATCGGTGAGCTGCTGGGCAAGTTGATCGGCGTGCCGGCCAACGTCGGCGGCGTCGGCATTGCGATGCTGCTGTTGATCGGCCTGGGCAGTTACCTGAGCAAGCGCGGCCTGTTCAAGGGCAAATCCGAGGCTGGCGTGGAATTTTGGAGTGCGATCTACATCCCCATCGTGGTTGCGATGGCGGCGCAGCAAAACGTCTACGGCGCGCTCAAGGGCGGGCCGATGGCGATCCTGGCCGGGACCCTGGCGGTGGTGATTGCCTTTGCGATGGTGCCGGTGCTGGTGCGCATTGGCAACAAAGGGCCTCAGGCCGATGTTTCCGTTAAGACGGTCGGGTGA
- the mdcH gene encoding malonate decarboxylase subunit epsilon: MSSLFVFPGQGAQRVGMLHGLAPQVLDEAGDVLGEDVLQLDSAEALQSTRAVQLCLLIAGVAASRRLLELAPAPDYVAGLSIGAYPAAVVAGALGFEDALRLVSLRGELMQQAYPQGYGMTAIIGLDLAAVEALLAQVHSDRTPVYLANINADNQVVIAGSDEAMTDVARQARSLGAGKACRLAVSVPSHCPLLEAPARALAQAFADVPLKAPALGYLSGSRARPVIDTEALRDDLAFNMCRVVDWRGTVQSAYERGVRLQIELPPGAVLTALARRVFEQGTVMAFDGARLDTLQALLREEGNRQP; encoded by the coding sequence GTGAGCAGCCTCTTCGTCTTTCCCGGCCAGGGTGCGCAGCGCGTGGGGATGCTCCATGGCCTGGCGCCGCAAGTCCTCGACGAGGCAGGTGACGTGCTCGGTGAGGACGTGCTGCAACTGGACAGTGCCGAGGCCTTGCAATCGACCCGCGCCGTGCAACTGTGCCTGTTGATCGCCGGCGTGGCAGCGTCGCGCCGATTGCTGGAACTGGCCCCTGCGCCGGATTACGTGGCGGGGCTGTCCATCGGTGCTTATCCGGCAGCGGTAGTGGCCGGAGCGCTGGGGTTCGAGGATGCTTTGCGACTGGTCAGCCTGCGGGGCGAATTGATGCAGCAGGCGTACCCGCAAGGCTATGGCATGACCGCGATCATCGGCCTGGACCTCGCGGCAGTGGAAGCGTTGCTGGCGCAGGTGCACAGCGACCGTACCCCGGTCTATCTGGCCAACATCAACGCCGATAACCAGGTGGTCATCGCCGGCAGCGACGAGGCCATGACCGACGTTGCCAGGCAAGCGCGAAGCCTGGGGGCCGGGAAGGCCTGTCGGCTGGCGGTGAGTGTGCCGTCCCATTGCCCGTTGCTGGAAGCACCGGCCCGGGCATTGGCCCAGGCATTTGCCGACGTGCCGTTGAAAGCACCGGCCTTGGGTTATCTCAGCGGTAGCCGCGCGCGACCGGTGATCGACACCGAGGCCTTGCGCGACGACCTGGCGTTCAACATGTGCCGCGTGGTGGATTGGCGCGGTACCGTGCAAAGCGCTTACGAGCGTGGCGTACGACTGCAAATCGAACTGCCCCCCGGTGCGGTACTGACCGCCCTGGCGCGCCGGGTATTCGAGCAAGGCACTGTCATGGCTTTCGACGGCGCCCGGCTCGACACCTTGCAAGCGCTGTTGCGTGAGGAGGGAAACCGCCAACCCTAA
- a CDS encoding malonate decarboxylase holo-ACP synthase, with protein sequence MVNRYLAHDLLWGLTPGQLPAGAPAWVVESIAAGQPVVVRRALTAPDQIAVGVRGRLREQRYATSMAVAAISRRVRPEDLCHVPSTRDLPALQALSRLRPLLDASGWVWGVSGSAGFELATGVEALHERSDLDLILRAPHVIDRLQAKELLAQLDASVCAVDLQLQTPCGAVALREWAGSSRRVLLKDDVQARLVSDPWQPSLEQVA encoded by the coding sequence GTGGTGAATAGGTATCTGGCCCATGACCTGCTCTGGGGGCTGACCCCGGGGCAGCTGCCTGCGGGTGCGCCGGCATGGGTGGTCGAATCGATTGCCGCCGGTCAACCGGTGGTGGTTCGACGCGCGCTGACGGCACCGGATCAAATCGCGGTCGGCGTGCGCGGGCGCTTGCGCGAGCAGCGTTATGCAACGTCGATGGCGGTCGCGGCGATTTCCCGTCGTGTAAGGCCGGAAGATCTTTGTCATGTTCCGTCGACTCGTGACTTGCCAGCCCTGCAAGCGCTGTCCCGCCTGCGTCCGCTGCTCGATGCCAGTGGCTGGGTCTGGGGCGTCAGCGGCAGCGCCGGGTTCGAGCTCGCCACGGGCGTCGAGGCGCTGCATGAACGCAGCGACCTGGATTTGATTCTGCGGGCGCCGCACGTTATCGACCGACTCCAGGCCAAGGAGTTGCTGGCGCAACTGGATGCTTCGGTCTGCGCCGTGGACCTGCAATTGCAAACGCCCTGCGGTGCCGTCGCCTTGCGCGAGTGGGCGGGTTCGTCGCGGCGGGTCCTGCTCAAGGATGATGTTCAGGCACGGCTGGTGAGCGATCCTTGGCAGCCTTCATTGGAGCAAGTCGCGTGA
- the mdcE gene encoding biotin-independent malonate decarboxylase subunit gamma translates to MSAYSLRGLRWFEALGGDAKPLEGLPASLKVADVRLGEQTVRLLAVVADPDSRFPRARNGEVGLLEGWGLAKAVDDAIDADREAVNKRPLIAIVDVPSQAYGRREEALGIHQALAGAADSYARARLAGHPVIGLLVGKAMSGAFLAHGYQANRLIALRDPGVMVHAMGKASAARVTLRSVEELEALAASVPPMAYDIESFASLGLLWETLSVEQIEQPTAADLARVTDCLQQAINDVAGAPRDLSSRLGATHRAASSTVRQLLRAQW, encoded by the coding sequence ATGAGTGCCTATTCGTTGAGAGGCTTGCGCTGGTTCGAGGCCTTGGGTGGCGACGCCAAACCGCTGGAAGGCTTGCCGGCTTCGTTGAAAGTCGCTGACGTCCGGCTGGGCGAGCAAACCGTGCGCCTGCTGGCCGTGGTGGCGGATCCCGACAGTCGCTTTCCCCGTGCTCGCAATGGCGAAGTCGGTTTGCTGGAGGGCTGGGGCCTGGCTAAAGCGGTGGACGATGCTATCGACGCCGACCGCGAGGCAGTCAACAAGCGTCCGCTGATCGCCATTGTCGATGTACCGAGCCAGGCCTACGGCCGGCGTGAAGAAGCCCTGGGTATTCATCAGGCCTTGGCCGGTGCGGCGGACAGTTACGCCCGCGCCCGATTGGCCGGACATCCGGTGATCGGTTTGCTGGTGGGCAAGGCCATGTCCGGGGCGTTCCTGGCCCACGGCTACCAGGCCAACCGGCTGATTGCCCTGCGCGACCCGGGCGTGATGGTCCACGCCATGGGCAAGGCCTCGGCGGCGCGGGTGACCCTGCGCAGTGTCGAAGAGCTTGAGGCGTTGGCTGCCAGCGTGCCGCCAATGGCTTATGACATCGAAAGCTTTGCCAGCTTGGGCCTGCTGTGGGAAACCTTGTCGGTGGAGCAGATCGAGCAACCGACGGCGGCGGATCTGGCTCGGGTAACGGATTGCCTGCAACAGGCGATCAACGATGTTGCCGGGGCACCTCGGGACTTGAGCAGTCGCCTCGGTGCGACCCATCGCGCGGCTTCCAGCACCGTGCGCCAGCTGCTGAGAGCGCAGTGGTGA
- a CDS encoding biotin-independent malonate decarboxylase subunit beta, with protein MTDSAALLNKHSFVELGARQRAKALLDDGTFRELLDPFQRVMSPWLLRQGVVPQSDDGVVIAKGTLDGLPVVIAAIEGAFQGGSLGEVGGAKIAGALELAAEDNRKGIPTRAVLLLETGGVRLQEANLGLAAIAEIHSAIVDLRQYQPVVGVVAGSVGCFGGMSIAAGLCSYLLVTQEARLGLNGPQVIEQEAGIDEYDSRDRPFIWSLTGGEQRFASGLVDRYVADDVAQIRQQVGQLLHQGIAAEHRSGQAELFLQRLARLDTKVQIEPATVRQLYQGERP; from the coding sequence ATGACTGACAGTGCAGCGTTGCTCAACAAGCACAGCTTCGTCGAACTCGGCGCCCGGCAACGGGCGAAAGCCTTGCTCGATGACGGCACCTTCCGTGAACTGCTCGACCCGTTCCAACGGGTCATGTCGCCGTGGCTGTTGCGCCAGGGCGTAGTGCCGCAAAGCGACGACGGGGTGGTGATCGCCAAGGGCACGCTCGATGGCCTGCCCGTGGTAATCGCCGCCATTGAAGGCGCGTTCCAGGGTGGCAGCCTCGGCGAAGTCGGCGGGGCGAAAATTGCCGGTGCGCTGGAACTAGCCGCCGAGGACAACCGCAAGGGCATCCCGACCCGCGCCGTGTTGCTGCTGGAAACCGGCGGCGTGCGGTTGCAGGAGGCCAACCTCGGGTTGGCGGCGATTGCCGAGATTCATTCGGCGATTGTCGATCTGCGCCAATACCAACCGGTGGTCGGCGTGGTGGCTGGCAGCGTCGGCTGCTTTGGTGGCATGTCCATCGCCGCCGGGCTGTGCAGTTATCTGCTGGTGACCCAGGAAGCGCGGCTGGGCCTGAACGGCCCACAAGTGATCGAACAGGAGGCCGGGATCGACGAATACGACTCCCGTGACCGGCCATTCATCTGGAGCCTGACCGGCGGCGAACAGCGTTTCGCCAGTGGGCTGGTGGACCGTTACGTCGCCGATGATGTGGCGCAGATCCGCCAACAGGTCGGCCAGTTGCTGCATCAGGGCATTGCCGCCGAACACCGCAGCGGCCAGGCCGAGCTGTTCCTGCAACGTCTGGCCCGCCTGGACACAAAAGTGCAAATCGAACCGGCTACGGTTCGCCAGCTGTATCAGGGAGAACGCCCATGA
- a CDS encoding malonate decarboxylase subunit delta — METLSFEFPAGQPPRGRALVGCVGSGDLEVLIEPGLAGKLTIQVQTSVNGSEQRWQHLFARMFDGQTPPALSIDIHDFGATPGVVRLRLEQGFEEIGHD; from the coding sequence ATGGAAACCTTATCCTTTGAATTCCCCGCCGGGCAGCCGCCTCGGGGCCGGGCGCTGGTGGGCTGTGTCGGTTCGGGCGACCTGGAAGTACTGATCGAACCCGGCCTGGCGGGCAAGCTGACCATCCAGGTGCAGACCTCGGTCAACGGCAGTGAACAACGCTGGCAGCACCTGTTCGCCCGCATGTTCGACGGCCAGACACCGCCGGCCTTGTCTATCGACATCCACGATTTCGGCGCTACCCCCGGCGTGGTGCGTTTGCGCCTGGAGCAAGGCTTCGAGGAGATCGGCCATGACTGA